Proteins from a genomic interval of Trifolium pratense cultivar HEN17-A07 linkage group LG6, ARS_RC_1.1, whole genome shotgun sequence:
- the LOC123893173 gene encoding probable WRKY transcription factor 75: MESQDPPNPPPPLMMPPPPPQPQNNTFFFTPLQNYPMESQDQGLGDIDWGNFFLGQNNNNLLVGDAKEILMDNIQCTSSCSNLLVSNNESGSYKVHEEEKGNKEEKRVKGGRLKKTKVPRFAFQTRSVDDILDDGYRWRKYGQKAVKNSTYPRSYYRCTHHTCNVKKQVQRLSKDTSTVVTTYEGIHNHPCEKLMETLTPLLKQIQFLASL, encoded by the exons ATGGAAAGCCAAGACCCACCAAACCCACCGCCACCATTAATGATGCCGCCGCCGCCACCACAACCTCAAAACAACACCTTCTTCTTTACTCCTTTACAAAATTACCCTATGGAATCTCAAGATCAAGGTCTTGGTGATATTGATTGGGGCAATTTTTTCTTAGgtcaaaataataacaacttaCTTGTTGGGGATGCTAAGGAGATATTAATGGATAATATTCAATGCACATCTTCTTGTTCTAATTTGTTGGTGAGTAATAATGAAAGTGGAAGTTATAAAGTGCATGAGgaagaaaaaggaaacaaaGAGGAGAAAAGGGTTAAAGGTGGGAGATTGAAGAAGACAAAAGTACCAAGGTTTGCATTTCAGACAAGAAGTGTTGATGATATTTTGGATGATGGTTATCGTTGGAGGAAATATGGACAAAAAGCTGTCAAGAATAGCACATATCCCag AAGCTACTATCGATGCACGCATCACACTTGCAATGTGAAGAAACAAGTGCAAAGGCTATCTAAAGACACTAGCACTGTGGTGACTACTTACGAGGGAATTCATAACCACCCATGCGAGAAGCTCATGGAAACCCTAACTCCTCTTCTAAAGCAAATACAATTTCTTGCTAGCTTGTAA